ACCTGGAAGTGCGGGCAGGATCAtccaaggaaagcagggatCACCCAGAGAAGATGGGGATCACCCAAGGGTGAGGAAGGATCAGCCAGGGAAGAGGGGGATAACCCAGAAATTATGGGAATCACCCAGAAATTATGAGAATCACCCAGGACTGAGGCTGGGATGACCCAGAAATTATGGGAATCCCCTGGAAGTGAGGGTGGGATCAcccaggagagaggagggatcttgtcaggagagcaggagggaattTCAGAGCCAAAGTTCCTTCCACCCATCCAGGGAATTCCTTTTCCCTCGCGGGGTCCACGTCCCCACTCCACCTCCCAGTGCTTTTCCTAATTAATCCACAGATATAATTAATGTTCAATGAGTTTAATTAACCTGGGGAATGTTTCCATGGGGGAATATTTCCATGGAGGTGCCGAGGAGAGCTCTGAGGTCCTTGGGATTAGCTGGGAAGTGGCGGGAGcatcccaaacccatcccaaatccccagggcagctcatATCCACGGATCCGGCTTTTTATGGGAAAACCCACCGGAATCCTGAAGGGAAAAGTGCCCCTTTCCAGTGTCATTATGGGATGGAAAATCCCAGGTGGAGGAGGCAAAAAGGGGACAGTGGAGAGGGTGGAATTCCCATAAATCCCTcgtgggatgggatgggatgggatgggatgggaattgggatgggatgggatgggattgatgGAACAGAATTGGGATGGGAAGGAATTGCGATGATTTGGGATGAGATGGAATTGGGATGAAACggggatggggtgggataaAATGAGATGGGGAGGAAATGcaataggatgggatgggatgggatgggatgggatgggatgggatgggatgggatgggaattgggatgggatgggaattgggatgggatgggatttgctCTCAGGGTCTGGAGTTCAATGCCAGGCTCAGGTTCAAGTGACCCCGGTGTTTTCCAGCCCTTTTTAGGGCCAGGACAGGGAAGTGACACTCGGGATGAGGGACAGTCCCAaattgtgccaggggaggtttaggttggatttttGGGAAAATTCCTACATGGAAAGGGTtttccagctgggcaggggtgggTCCCCATTCCTGGGGGGATTCACCAGCCCTGTGcgtgtggcacttggggacatgctggtggccttggcagtgctgggaggacTGGCTGGATTCAGGAGTCTCCAAtgttttttccaacctaattgatcccacaattccatgatttctgcctgcctggctgctggaaaTCCATGGGATTCTCCAGGTGTCCCCACGGGCTCCATCCAGACCTTGGGGACAGCTCCTGGGCCACCCTACCACTCCATCACTACCCATGGCCCCACACCCCCCAGAGCATCCCGGGATTCCCAGCATGGAGAAAAACATCTGGGAAAGCCGAGGAAGGCCGGGAAGGTCTATTTATAGCCCAGCAATTAAGAGGAGGCCGTTAAAAATTAATCACCTCAGCTCGTTAACGGCTCCCGGTCCCCGCAGGGACGGAACAAGGGGacaagggctggggctgccacaggTTTTCCtctcctgggggaaaaaaaaaaaaagaaaagcaggaaagatgaggttgggaagagctgggagccccaaaaccccataattcccatttccctctgGACTGGGACACGGTGGAAGGGACAGGACCCACACCAGGTGATTTTGGAACCTTCcacgggcagggctgggatcttggcaaggaattcctggctgggagggtgggcaggggctgggctggaattcccagatttgctgaggctgcccctggatccctggcagtgcccaaggccagattggatcTACCcggggcagtgggaggtgtccctgtccttggaagaaaagttttaagatccttcccaacccaaaccagttgggaattctgggattcaGGGATTCTTTCCTGAGGGGCCTCCATCCCCCCCCTCCATCtttccatccctccatccctctctccatcccttctGCCCAAGGTTTTTCGGGATGGGATGAACTCTCCCACCCTGTTTTCCTGGAGCACTTCCCTGACTCACTTCCAGGAGGGATCTGGGCTGTTCCAGAGGATCTGGGAACAGCATCCTACAGCTGCCAAATCCTTGGGAATAAGTGCCAACAGGCAACGTCAGCCTGAACCATCCCACATTTAACGGGATCAGGTCGCACCGGGATGCTGAAAGCacctggaaaagaggaagatCCTAAATCCTGCTACCCACCAGAGATTCCCGGGATTTGGGCACCTCCAACAGGTGCTGGATCCCATTCCCACACCCCAGCCTGCGTCAGAGCTCGTTCCTGGAGCAAGCCCAGCTCACGTGGCCCCGCTAATCCCGGCCCCTCCTGGCAGCGGGGCCGTGGGGGGGACAACAAAGCCGGGCCTAAGCGGGGAGGCCGCggtggcagggccaggctggcacagcccccgAGATTCCCGAATTCCGGCGTcgggatcccaaaatcccagctgggGGGGATGAATTGGGGATTTCTGGGGAGTGTTCCTAAAAAGGGGAGCGGGAAATTGGGGTGTGCTCTGGGATAGAGGAGTTGGATGTTTGGGATTCCCAAAATATCCAGGTACTTCCAGGATTCTCCAAGCATGGAGTGAAATGattgatggggaaaaaaatagggaaTAACTCACTGAGATTTGTATAATTAAGGATTTACAAACCCCTCCTccccaaaaaataaatcctgggATTTCAGAATTTCTGATGGAAAGTTTTGGCTCCTGATGAAGCCGGACTGGGTGTTCCCAGAGCAATCCCAGCATCCTCCAAGTGGATGTAATTGAAatgttttactgaaaaaaatgacGGGATTTGGGTTTGGTGATGGTTTTCATAAGTTGATCCTGATGctggggctggaattcccatccACGGGTCCCATCCAGACCCTTGGGATTTCATGGAGAGTGGTGTCCCCAGCActtcccaaaaccccaaaaatggagGAATTCCCCTCCAGCTTTGCGAGCATCTccaaattttccatttccaaaggGCGCCAGAGCGCCCGCAAGATTCCCTGGCTGCAATACCCAGAATTCCCAATATCCAAATGTTCCCAAGCCAGGACTATCCAGAAttttggagcaggagctggacacaggcctggctgctggctggaatTTTGGATCAGTGGTGggaaaggagctgtgctgggaatgggcTCCCGGATGAGGGTCAGGGACAATTCCCACCGCGCTGGTGGCTGGAAGCGCATTCCCAAGGGAGCGGCGGAGGGTTTGGAATGGTTGGTGCAGCGGGATGAGCTGGAATGGGATCCATCCACTCGGAACAGGGAGAGGCGGGAGGGTCACGGAGCCGCCGTTACGAAACCCGCGGGTCCGGGCAGCGATCCTGACGGATTGCACAACGCCGGGATCCGGGATCCGAGCCCCAGTGGGGCTGGAAAGAGGAgaatgaggaggaaaaggaggaaaagggggaaggggaggaggaggaggaggaggaggaggaaggtggcGCAGGATGATGGCGGAGTGCAGGCTCCCAATGAGCGTCAGCTGCCGGCGGTCGGGAGCTAATCCCGGCCAATTCCCGCTCGGCAGCCAGGAATAGCGCGGGATGGAGGAGCCGGGGGCCACACATGTGCCAGGAGTGCGTGACGGAGCCGGGGTCAGCGCCGGGGCAGGGCCGCCCAAAACAAACACcgctaaaaaccccaaacacggccccggccccgcagccgcACACTGGGGTCGGGATTGTCCTGTTGGGTGCATAAACGCTGGGAGAACGCGCTCCGGTGTTTTTTGGGAATGTGGGAGTGCCAGAGTGGGCGGTGTTGATATTCCCAGGATCTGCCTGGGCGGGGTTGTGATCCCAGTCAGGAGCAATTCCCACCATGGCTCGGCCGCAGTGCAGCGGGAAGCAGCGGATGAGGATGGAAAACGGGAGCCGTAATGAGAGGAGGAAAATTCCAGTTCCATCCGTGCGGTGCTTTGGGATGCTgggctggatggatggatggatggatggatggatggatggatggatggatggatggatggatcatACATGGATGGGCAGTTACTGGACTGAAAACATGCACAAATCCCCGGATCAATGAGATCCGTGGAATGATGAGCTCCCATCCTTTGCCTTCCCAGATAAGGGGTTTCCATCGGGATTCCCTTCTTGGGAATAATTCCTTCTGTGGCTCAGAGGCatctggggaagggcagggatgggaacagcagCCCCGCATCTCCAGAGAAGGAATCCCGGGATTCAGCGCTATCCGAGATCACGGCACAGGATTCCAGGGATCCAACCCCTCATGGGCTCCATCCCAGGGATTCCAGGGATCCAACATTTTGTGGGCTCCATCCCAGTGCCAACAGCCGTGGAAAACCAGGATGGAGCCGACGTTGCAGGTTCCAGATGGTTCCGTAGGCTCCGGATAACGCCGTGTTCCCATTTTATTCCTGTCTTCACGCGCCGCTCCCCGCACCCTGCTGGGGATCCGGGAACTGGGATTCCGGGATCAGAACTCCCCAGGGCACTGGGCTGCAGCGTTCCGAGCACGGTGACATTTGGGATGACATTCCaggggccaggagcaggggaggggacacagccctgccttcctGGGTCAGAGGGATGAATCCCTAGGGAAAGGATCTGcgggaggaggagaaatccgGGGGGATCTCAGGGACTCATTCGGTTGTGGAATAGGGAgtgggaaatgaaaataaaataaaaaatatataaaatattacaaagcgaaataggaaataaaatgaaaataataaatattataaaataaaaaataaaataaaataaaataaaataaaataaaataaaataaaataaaataaaataaaataaaataaaataaaataaaattaggatataacattataaaataaaaataatcaataaataaaatatagtcaaataaaatttaaactaaaatacaaagtataaaataatataaactaTAAACTATAAACTATAAACTATAAACTATAAACTATAAACTATAAACTATAAACTATAAACTATAAACTATAaactataaaatataaaataaaatgaaagcaaattgGCTCAGGGAGAAGGAATAGAATGGAATAAAAGAtgggaaaatgaaatggaatagaataaagcaaaataaaatacagtaggagaaaacaaaataagtaTAAGAGAATTCTAAAAATTTGGTAGAAGACAAGGGAGTGAAATAATTAAGttaaattcaattaaattatattttttaaaaatcaattttaaaaattaaaattaaattcaattaaattactaaagaataaaataaaaaatttaaaaataattaaataattaaataataaaagaaaaaataaataaggaaaaccATCAATATCacaatatataaacatataatcTAAAATATAATGTAATACATAATATAAAAGGTGTAATACATTATAATTACATTAAATAcattatatactatatatgtacatatgtattatgtattatatattagTAAGCTATATTTTATAGGTGTATATTAATAGTAGCTATTACTATagttattaattaatataaaatatctCCATTATAGAATATTTAATATAcaacataaaataaaagcaataaaaatataaagatgTCATTCAATATAATACAGAAAACATAAAGATGTTATTAAATATAatagaaaacaataattatgtatttatatacacTAAAATAATGTGtatctatttaatttttatatcttCAATATCCCATTATTATAtttcccaaataaaaatattacattatttCATGTagttattatttaatataaatgttGAATTAttagtatttaatattttacacCATTTCAgagctcccctttcccagcgCTTTGGGGTCTCTGTGCCGTGATTCCTTTCTCTCATATTCCCATTTCCTTGGTGGactggagagctgggaatgttcctctggagaagggaaaattccagggaatcctcagagtgcctgcaggggctccaggagagctggagaggggctggggacaaggcctgcagggacaggagccagggaatggctcccactgggaaaggggagattgggctgggatcttggcaaggaattcctggctgggctggaattcccagatttgctggggctgcccctggatccctggcagtgcccaaggccaggctggatccacctgggacagtTGGATTTTGGAGCAGCCCCTGGTCTGGGGTTCAGGGATGGGGTTGGAGTTTCAAACCTGATCCATGGGCTCATCGTGCCCATCCCCAAGGATTAAATCCCACTGAGGGATtttcctgaattcctgctgctcctgaattGCTGGATGGGGAACATTTGGAGAGGAGAGTTCTGGGAATGTCCATCTGTTCGGGTCCACTCTGGATCTTTGTTAAGGTGGCGCTAATTAGATGGGTTTGGGGCACCTGGTTCCTCTTTGGCCCCACCACTGCGGGTTTGGGATCTGCAATTCCCAGGattcagctgctccaggggatgGGACAATTCTGTGTCAGGTCACTGTGTCTGGGGACGTGGGACTGTTCCCAAAACCATCCCAGTGGTCAGCACGGAGTGACCAGTGGGgtcacagtgacacagtgacacagctctggggtcactgggatggggacaccagccctggggacaggcgttgttcccaaaccatcccagtgGTCAGCATGGAGTGACCAGAGGGGTCagtgacatggggacacagccctggggtcagTGGGACAGGGGCTCCACTCTGGGGTCAGTGGGATGGGGACTCAGATGGTTTTGGGGtcagtgggatggggacaccagcCCTGGACACCCAGCTCTGTtcccaaaaccaccccagtGGTCAGCAAGGAGTGACCAATGGGGTCAGTGGCACggtgacacagccctggggtcagTGGACAGGGACACCACTCTGGGGtcagtgggatggggacacagctctggggtcAGAGGCATGGGGACATCAGCCCTGGGGACCCAGCTCTGTtcccaaaaccaccccagtGGTCAGCAAGGAGTGACCAATGGGatcactgggatggggacacagccctggggtcagTGACACGGggaccccatccctgggcacccGGCCGTGCCCGGTGGCAGCGAGTGCCTCCATGTCCCCGTGCGGGTGTCGCGGATGTCcccgcggggagcggcgggccggcagcgcccggcggTGGCGGGAGGCGATGTCCCCGCGatgtccccgcggtgtccccgcggtgtcccccGGTTCCCGCCCTGGGGCTCCTTTGTGCCGCGTCACCGCGGGCCCGACGTGTCCCCAAGGAGCCGCCGGTGACACCGGCAGGAGCCCGGCACCGCCGGCCCCGCGGCTCGGGGTCCCTCCCGCTCGTCGCCGCCGCGCTCTAACCCGAGTGTCTTCCCACCCGTGTGTCCTTCCCTCACcccgtgtccgtctgtccgtcccTGCCgcctctctctgtctctctctctgcctctcctgcccctctgctctgccagggagggagggagggagggagggaggcagggggagTTTAGGGGGGTCTGCGGTGGGCAGGGGCGGGTTTGGGGTGCGGGGATCCCGCGGGGCTCAGCCTGGATTCCCTCCTGACCTCGGCCAGGGGTGCGAGTGTCCCCGGCTGGGTCTGTCCCCAGCAATCCAGGGCCACCAGAAGccaccctgtgccctcaggTGTCACCCTGCGCCCCGGCCATGGGAGGGTTTGCAGTCGGGGAcgggaatttgggaatttgaggaggatccagcctgtccctgtcagCATTCCCGGGAAAAGCAGCGCAGGGAGAGCCGAGCACGGCACAGGGCGGGTCAGGCACCAGCTCCGGGCTCCGTCCCCAGGCTCCCATCCCCGGGGTCCCGTCCCTGGGCTcccatccctgagctcctgtCCCGAGTCCCATCTCTATGAACCCATTCCTGGGGTCTCATCCCTGGGGTCCCATTCCTGGGGTCCATCTATGGGTTCCCAACCctgggctcctgtccccagctccattccaggagcaggagactGGGATCCTTGGGGTCCCATTCCTGAGGTcccatccctgagctcctgtcctgagccccatccctggggtcCCATTCCAGGGACAGGAACCTGGGATCCATGGGGTCCCATTCCTGGGGTCCCATCCTTGGGATACCATCCCTGAAATCCCATTCCTGGGGTCCTGTcctgagccccatccctggggtcCCATTCCAGGGACAAGAGCCTgagatcccatccctggggtcCCATTCCTGGGGTCCCATTCCTGGGGTCCCATCCCCAGGCTCCCATCCCCAGGCTCCCAATCCTGGGCTTCTGTTCCAATTCCCATCCCTGAGATCCCATTCCTGGGGTCCTGTCCCTGGAATCCCAACCCTGGGCTCCTGTTCCAAGTCCCATTCCTGAggtcccatccctgggatccCATTCTTGGGATTCCATTCCTGGGCTCCTGTCCCGagtcccatccctgggatccCGTTCCTGAGGTTCCATCCTTGGGGTTCCATCCCtgggatcccagccctgtgttccTGTCCCGAGTCCCATTCCTGGGGTGCCACTCCTGGGATCCCATTCCTAGGGTCGCATCCCTGGGATCCCATTCTTGGGATTCCATTCCTGGGGTCCCATCTCTGGGGTGCCATCCCTGGGGTCCCATTCCAGAGGTCCCATTCCGGAGGTCACATCCATGGGGATCCATCCCCAGGCTCCCAAACCTGGGGTCCAGTTCCTGAGGTTCCATCCTTGGGGTTCCATCCCTGAGATCCCGTCCCTGGGTTCCTGTCCCAGGTCCCATTCCTGGGGTCCAGTCCCGAGTTGCATCCCTGTGATCCCATTCCTGGGGTTCCATCCCTGggttcccatccctgggatcccatccctgggttCCTGTCCCAGGTCCCATTCCTGGGGTCCAGTCCCGAGTTGCATCCCTGTGATCCCATTCCTGGGGTTCCATCCCTGGGATCCCAACCCTGGGTTCCTGCCCAGGTCCCATTCCTGGGGTCCAGTCCCGAGTTGCATCCCTGTGATCCCATTCCTGGGGTTCCATCCCTGGGTTCCCATCCCTGGGTTCCTGTCCCAAGTCCCATTCCTGGGGTGCCGTTCCTGGGGTGCAGTCCCGATTCCCATCCCGGTGCTCTCATTCCCGGGGTGCCCCCGTCGGGCTCGGGCCCCGCAGGAATTCTCCCTCTCCCCGGCAGCGGCCGGATCCCGGGCGGGCGGATCTCGCTTGGCCGTTTATTCtaatccatctctctctctctctcgtACCTCTCGCTCTCTCCTGGCTCTCGCCTCTCTCTCCCCGGCCCCCCCCGCGCTCTCTTTCCGTCCGTGCCCTCCCGCCCCCCCTttccccaccccaaaccccgcCTGTCCCCAGGTCAAGGTGTGGTTCCAGAACCGCCGCACGAAGCAGAAGAAGGACCAGAGCAGGGACTCTGAGAAACGCTCCTCCAGCACCTCCGAGTCCTTCGCCACCTGCAACATCCTgcggctgctggagcagggccgCCTCCTGTCCGTGCCGGCCCCGCCGAGCCTCCTGTCCCCCCCTCCCAACCCTGTCCCTGTCGCCAGCCCCGCGGCCAGCCTGGCCCCGCCTGTCCCCGCGTCCCCTCCGGGGCTGGGCGGTGGCAGCGgcagccccccggccccgccgccttTCGGCCTGCACGTCCCTTCCCTCGccgcttcctcctcctcctcatcctcctcctcgtcctcgtTGTCGCCGTCGCCGCGGCTGCCGGGGAGGCCGCTGTGTTTCGGGGGGCCgctgctgggcagcctgcaCGATCTGCCCGCCTCGTACCCGCCCGGAGCATCCGCGTTCGAGCCTTACACGCGGCTGGAGAGGAAGGACAATTCTATACCCAGCAAGAAGCCGAGCccttaaaaaagaaacccccccaaaaacaaaacaaaaaaaaaccccaaaaaaacccattatcAAAAAGTGTCACCTCCCCCCCGCCACACCAAGCCCAGATCGTCCCCCCCCAAACTGGGAATTCCCGCTGGGAATGGGCGCCCCCGGGAATGGCGGCTCCTCCCCGGGCCGGTGGAGGCGCGGATGTGGCCAGGGTTGAGCTGGTGACACTCCGAGGTGTCGCTGTCGCCAAAGCCCCGCTCCAGGTATCGGCGGGAGGGGACGGGAGCAGCGGGCGGTGGcgctgggacaccctggggtgTCTCCTCCGGGGCGACAAAAGGGACAGCGCGAGGTGGCATCGGGCTCTgtccccgtgcctcagtttccccgccTGCGCCGGGGAGGGGGCTTTGTCCTCCGATGTCCCGGGCGATGTCCCCAGTTGTCGCCGTGCTGGGAACAAGCGGCTGCCGCCACCCCGGGGACACCCGCGGGGCCCCAACCCCTGCCTGTCCCTTTTTGGGACCGTCCCCACAGGTGGGTCCCTGTCCCGCGCCGCTGggtgacagctggggacagcggTGACAGCGGTGGCATCTGCCGCGCTGGGGCGGGGCGGGTCCAGCAGCAGCGCCCCCAGACCCACCCTGGGGCGGCACCGCAGTGACCCCGTGCCGACAGTGGCACCTGCCACACCCGCCTTGTCAcctgccacagccaggggcCCTTCCCGGCTCCCAGGGGGTGACAGTGGCTTCCTGCGGGGCCACTCGGGCTGAGGGTGGGGTTGGGGACCAGGGGGACTTTGCATGAggtggcccttggggacaggagcagctgctgggggggGTGTGAGTGTCACCTTGGTGGGACACCCTGGGGTGGCGTCACCGTGTCCGGGtgtcctgcagtgtcaccaccCTGCCAGGACACCCTGGGGTGGCATCGCCAGGTACCCA
The window above is part of the Molothrus ater isolate BHLD 08-10-18 breed brown headed cowbird chromosome 4, BPBGC_Mater_1.1, whole genome shotgun sequence genome. Proteins encoded here:
- the VAX2 gene encoding ventral anterior homeobox 2 isoform X1, coding for MFDPAAAPAGMSDGGAEPGGSPVLLAEPAATGRAREKLPTRAELESALRAGGGGGGGSGGAAGGFKDIPGTSAVSPGSSKQCAPDTESPSGTGEADYCRRILVRDAKGTIREIVLPKGLDLDRPKRTRTSFTAEQLYRLELEFQRCQSRCGSRTAARSRRRTRAGTLRNAPPAPPSPSPPATSCGCWSRAASCPCRPRRASCPPLPTLSLSPAPRPAWPRLSPRPLRGWAVAAAAPRPRRLSACTSLPSPLPPPPHPPPRPRCRRRRGCRGGRCVSGGRCWAACTICPPRTRPEHPRSSLTRGWRGRTILYPARSRALKKETPPKTKQKKTPKKPIIKKCHLPPATPSPDRPPPNWEFPLGMGAPGNGGSSPGRWRRGCGQG
- the VAX2 gene encoding ventral anterior homeobox 2 isoform X2 is translated as MFDPAAAPAGMSDGGAEPGGSPVLLAEPAATGRAREKLPTRAELESALRAGGGGGGGSGGAAGGFKDIPGTSAVSPGSSKQCAPDTESPSGTGEADYCRRILVRDAKGTIREIVLPKGLDLDRPKRTRTSFTAEQLYRLELEFQRCQYVVGRERTELARQLNLSETQVKVWFQNRRTKQKKDQSRDSEKRSSSTSESFATCNILRLLEQGRLLSVPAPPSLLSPPPNPVPVASPAASLAPPVPASPPGLGGGSGSPPAPPPFGLHVPSLAASSSSSSSSSSSLSPSPRLPGRPLCFGGPLLGSLHDLPASYPPGASAFEPYTRLERKDNSIPSKKPSP